In Mycobacterium sp. 050128, one genomic interval encodes:
- a CDS encoding ABC transporter permease: MAEHSGFWGETWRKLHRRPKFIVAGLMILLILLVALFPALFTDADPAYADPSQSLLGPSATHWFGTDLQGHDIYARTVYGARASVTVGLGATLLVFVAGGALGALAGFYGGWIDALVSRVTDVFFGLPLLLAAIVLMQVLHHRTVWTVVAILALFGWPQVARIARGAVLEVRASDYVLAAKALGLSRFQTLVRHALPNAAGPVIAMSTIALGAFIVTEATLSYLGVGLPTSVVSWGGDINLAQTRLRAGSPILFYPAGALAFTVLAFMMMGDALRDALDPASRAERA; this comes from the coding sequence ATGGCTGAGCATTCCGGCTTTTGGGGCGAAACCTGGCGCAAACTGCACCGGCGCCCGAAGTTCATCGTCGCGGGTCTGATGATCCTGCTCATCCTGCTGGTCGCGCTGTTTCCGGCCTTGTTCACCGACGCCGACCCCGCCTACGCCGATCCCAGCCAGAGCCTGCTCGGCCCGTCGGCGACGCACTGGTTCGGCACCGATCTGCAGGGCCACGACATCTATGCGCGCACGGTCTATGGGGCGCGGGCCTCGGTGACGGTCGGGTTGGGTGCCACGCTGCTGGTGTTCGTGGCCGGCGGGGCGCTCGGCGCGCTGGCCGGCTTCTACGGCGGCTGGATCGACGCGCTGGTCTCGCGCGTCACCGACGTGTTCTTCGGGCTGCCGCTGCTGCTGGCCGCGATCGTGCTGATGCAGGTCCTGCATCACCGCACGGTGTGGACGGTGGTCGCCATCCTGGCCTTATTCGGCTGGCCGCAGGTGGCCAGGATCGCTCGCGGTGCGGTGCTGGAGGTACGGGCCAGCGACTATGTGCTGGCGGCGAAAGCGTTGGGCTTGAGCAGGTTTCAAACCCTGGTGCGGCATGCGTTGCCGAACGCGGCGGGCCCGGTGATCGCGATGTCCACGATTGCGCTGGGCGCCTTCATCGTCACCGAGGCCACCTTGTCCTATCTCGGCGTCGGACTGCCGACCTCGGTGGTGTCGTGGGGTGGCGACATCAACCTGGCGCAGACGCGGTTGCGGGCCGGCTCGCCGATCTTGTTCTATCCGGCCGGCGCACTGGCATTCACGGTGCTGGCATTCATGATGATGGGCGACGCGTTGCGTGACGCCCTGGATCCGGCCTCGCGAGCGGAGCGGGCATGA
- a CDS encoding LppU/SCO3897 family protein, translated as MGVTLLASDHDVGVALGEAAFALGVPLIGLICLIIGLWERSRSRRRQRPAYPYPPPTGYPGAPATAYPGQPYPGPPPAGYPPYGAPPRRASGASTALITIGAVVLVLGIVGDFASAASRLAKRQEHTSMQVGECITQKSYRAEAFNSNPGNDCANPVNTYLLAAKGGPSAQCPDGKREGSIYDRYTDSSTILCFALNLKQGQCYLVSGERDSPKLTLGDCNDHESGVMRVIQRIDGTTNSSDCPSGLNGISYPTPPVVYCLERASPY; from the coding sequence ATGGGGGTCACGCTTCTCGCCTCGGACCACGACGTAGGGGTGGCGCTGGGCGAGGCGGCGTTCGCGTTGGGCGTTCCCCTGATCGGATTGATCTGTCTGATCATCGGCCTATGGGAGCGCTCGCGCAGTCGTCGGCGACAGCGTCCCGCGTACCCCTACCCGCCGCCGACGGGATATCCGGGCGCGCCAGCTACGGCATATCCGGGCCAGCCGTATCCGGGACCGCCCCCTGCCGGCTACCCGCCCTATGGCGCGCCGCCGCGTCGCGCGAGCGGGGCATCCACCGCGCTGATCACGATCGGCGCGGTGGTGCTGGTGCTCGGAATCGTCGGAGACTTTGCCAGCGCGGCATCGCGGCTAGCCAAGCGCCAAGAACACACGTCGATGCAGGTGGGCGAGTGCATTACTCAAAAGTCTTACCGCGCAGAGGCATTCAATTCGAATCCGGGCAACGACTGCGCCAATCCGGTGAATACCTACTTGCTTGCCGCCAAAGGCGGACCGTCGGCGCAGTGCCCCGACGGAAAGCGCGAGGGCTCCATTTATGACCGCTACACGGACAGCTCGACCATCCTGTGTTTCGCCCTGAACCTCAAACAGGGCCAGTGTTATCTGGTATCCGGCGAGCGTGACAGTCCCAAACTGACCTTGGGTGACTGCAATGACCATGAGTCGGGCGTGATGCGAGTCATCCAACGCATCGACGGCACCACGAACAGTTCGGACTGCCCGTCGGGCCTCAACGGGATCAGCTATCCCACTCCCCCGGTTGTCTATTGCCTGGAGCGGGCGAGCCCCTACTAA
- a CDS encoding DUF4232 domain-containing protein, with translation MRESRGQRARCLLLGIAAAATSYAVAGVLGPHASALPVGDEAVPCRSDQVDVAASPTQAAVGHRSVTLTFSLAGGAQACTLTGYPAVETGDDGPDIHATPTLRGYMGGLPSDVDVPPTVTLSLAAQGQAIVEGVAIDGFGNPCPNRTALRVNPPNTIGVVTVPATIDACELQVHPVTALQQ, from the coding sequence ATGCGGGAATCTCGCGGGCAGCGTGCCCGTTGTCTACTCCTCGGCATTGCTGCGGCCGCAACGAGTTACGCGGTGGCCGGCGTGCTGGGCCCGCACGCGTCGGCGCTGCCGGTAGGCGACGAGGCGGTGCCGTGTCGCTCGGACCAGGTCGACGTGGCCGCTTCCCCGACGCAGGCCGCCGTGGGCCACCGCTCGGTAACCCTGACGTTCAGCCTCGCCGGTGGTGCGCAAGCGTGCACGCTGACCGGCTATCCCGCGGTCGAGACGGGCGACGACGGGCCGGACATTCACGCCACGCCCACGCTGCGCGGCTACATGGGCGGCTTGCCGAGCGATGTCGATGTGCCGCCCACCGTCACCCTGTCGCTGGCTGCACAGGGCCAGGCCATCGTGGAGGGCGTGGCCATCGACGGCTTCGGCAACCCGTGCCCCAATCGCACCGCGCTGCGGGTCAACCCGCCCAACACGATTGGCGTGGTCACGGTGCCGGCCACCATCGATGCCTGCGAATTGCAGGTGCATCCCGTGACCGCCTTGCAGCAGTAG
- a CDS encoding oxidoreductase, translated as MTADPLAPLMEFPGVAEASDRARDALGRAHRHRANLRGWPVTAAEAALRAARASSVLDGGPVRFEDLADSSGVSDPVFGGALRVAQALEGGGGALIGVWQRSPLQALARLHMLAAADQVDDEQLGRPRADPEIGPRLELLGELVTGRTQVPAPVLAAVAHGELLTLKPFGSADGVVARAVSRLVTIASGLDPHGLGVPEVSWMRKPGDYRSAASGFAEGTPAGVGAWLVLCCRAMQAGAQEALSIAESLPGKS; from the coding sequence GTGACGGCAGACCCGCTGGCTCCGCTGATGGAGTTCCCCGGCGTCGCCGAGGCCAGTGACCGGGCCCGCGACGCGTTGGGCCGCGCGCACCGCCATCGAGCAAATCTGCGCGGTTGGCCGGTCACCGCGGCCGAGGCCGCGCTGCGGGCGGCCCGCGCTTCCTCGGTGCTCGATGGCGGGCCGGTGCGGTTCGAGGACTTAGCGGACAGCTCAGGGGTGAGCGATCCGGTGTTCGGCGGAGCGCTGCGGGTGGCTCAGGCGCTGGAGGGCGGTGGGGGTGCATTGATCGGCGTGTGGCAGCGATCGCCGTTGCAGGCGCTGGCCCGGCTGCACATGCTGGCGGCGGCCGACCAGGTCGATGACGAACAATTGGGCCGCCCGCGGGCCGACCCCGAGATCGGGCCTCGCCTGGAGCTGCTCGGCGAATTGGTGACCGGTCGCACGCAGGTGCCGGCGCCGGTGTTAGCCGCGGTCGCGCACGGAGAACTGCTGACGCTCAAGCCCTTTGGCAGCGCGGACGGAGTGGTCGCGCGGGCGGTGTCTCGGCTGGTAACGATCGCCAGCGGGCTGGATCCGCACGGGCTGGGTGTGCCGGAGGTGAGCTGGATGCGCAAACCCGGTGACTATCGCAGCGCCGCAAGCGGATTCGCCGAAGGCACACCGGCCGGCGTCGGAGCATGGTTGGTGCTGTGTTGCCGGGCGATGCAGGCCGGCGCGCAGGAGGCGTTGTCGATCGCCGAGTCGTTGCCGGGCAAGAGTTGA
- a CDS encoding ABC transporter ATP-binding protein, giving the protein MTGPESPLLKVEGLEVRFGDDDPAVSGVDLSVMRGQTVAVVGESGSGKSTTAAAVLGLLPPGGRITAGRITFDGQDITAADRKVLRSIRGRRIGYVPQDPMTNLNPVWKVGFQIREALRANTDGRQARRRAVELLTQAGMPDPEKQAGMYPHQLSGGMCQRALIAIGLAGHPQLLIADEPTSALDVTVQRQVLDHLQRLTDELDTALLLITHDLALAAERAEQVVVVRRGLVVESGAAQSILRDPQHEYTRRLVAAAPSLTVRSSAPARPGADTGARDILVASELTKVYRESHGVPWRRTGFCAVDAVSFGLKRASTLAIVGESGSGKSTVARMALGLLQPTSGAVVFDGTEISDALNRDAMMAFRRRVQPVFQNPYSSLDPMYSVFRTIEEPLRIHHVGDRRQREKAVRDLVDQVALPSSVLGRLPRELSGGQRQRVAIARALALRPEVLVCDEAVSALDVLVQAQILDLLASLQAELGLAYLFISHDLAVIRQIADDVLVMRAGRIVERAATEELFTRPGHEYTRQLLEAIPGASMPPR; this is encoded by the coding sequence ATGACCGGCCCGGAATCGCCGCTGTTGAAAGTCGAGGGCCTGGAAGTCAGGTTCGGCGATGACGACCCCGCGGTCAGCGGAGTCGACCTGAGCGTGATGCGCGGGCAGACCGTCGCCGTGGTCGGCGAATCAGGATCGGGCAAATCGACCACGGCCGCCGCGGTTCTGGGCCTGCTGCCGCCGGGCGGGCGAATCACGGCCGGCCGCATCACTTTTGACGGACAGGACATCACCGCGGCTGACCGCAAGGTGCTCCGTTCGATCAGGGGTCGACGCATCGGCTACGTACCCCAAGACCCGATGACCAACCTCAACCCCGTCTGGAAGGTCGGCTTCCAGATTCGGGAAGCGTTGCGGGCCAACACCGATGGCCGCCAGGCGCGCCGACGGGCGGTCGAGCTGCTTACCCAGGCCGGCATGCCGGATCCGGAGAAGCAGGCGGGCATGTACCCGCACCAGTTGTCGGGTGGCATGTGTCAGCGCGCGCTGATCGCCATCGGGCTGGCGGGCCACCCGCAGTTGCTGATCGCCGACGAACCGACGTCCGCGCTCGACGTCACGGTGCAACGGCAGGTGCTCGACCATTTGCAGCGTCTCACCGACGAACTCGACACCGCGCTGTTGCTAATCACGCACGATCTGGCGCTGGCCGCCGAACGGGCCGAGCAAGTCGTCGTTGTCCGCCGCGGTCTGGTGGTGGAATCCGGTGCCGCGCAGTCGATCCTGCGGGACCCGCAGCACGAGTACACGCGCCGGCTGGTGGCCGCGGCTCCGTCGCTGACGGTGCGGAGTTCGGCGCCGGCACGCCCGGGCGCCGACACCGGGGCGCGCGACATCCTCGTCGCCTCGGAGCTGACCAAGGTCTACCGGGAGTCGCACGGCGTACCGTGGCGCCGGACTGGGTTCTGTGCGGTCGACGCGGTGTCCTTCGGGTTGAAGCGGGCCAGCACCCTGGCCATCGTCGGCGAATCGGGCTCGGGCAAATCGACGGTGGCCCGGATGGCGCTGGGATTGCTCCAACCGACCTCGGGCGCAGTCGTTTTCGACGGTACCGAAATTTCTGATGCGCTGAACCGCGACGCGATGATGGCCTTTCGCCGGCGCGTGCAGCCGGTGTTCCAGAACCCCTACAGCAGCCTGGACCCGATGTACTCGGTGTTCCGCACGATCGAGGAGCCGTTGCGGATCCACCATGTCGGCGACCGCAGGCAGCGCGAGAAAGCGGTGCGCGACCTCGTCGACCAGGTGGCGTTGCCGTCGTCGGTGCTCGGCAGGTTGCCGCGCGAGCTCTCCGGCGGCCAACGCCAGCGGGTGGCGATCGCGCGTGCATTGGCGCTGCGGCCCGAGGTGCTGGTCTGCGACGAGGCCGTCTCGGCGCTCGATGTGCTGGTGCAGGCGCAGATATTGGACCTGCTGGCTTCGTTGCAGGCCGAACTGGGCCTGGCCTACCTGTTCATCAGCCACGACCTGGCCGTGATCCGGCAGATCGCCGACGATGTTCTGGTGATGCGCGCCGGGCGGATCGTCGAACGCGCGGCGACCGAAGAGCTGTTCACCAGGCCCGGCCACGAATACACCCGCCAATTGCTGGAGGCCATTCCCGGGGCGTCCATGCCGCCCCGCTAG
- a CDS encoding ABC transporter permease: MGWYIARRLAVMVPVFLGATLLIYGMVFLLPGDPLAAIAGDRPLTPAVAAALRARYHLDDPFLLQYLRYLGGVLHGDLGRAYSGLPVSAVLAHAFPVTIRLALIALVVEGVLGIGFGVLSGLRQGGLFDSTVLITGLIIIAIPIFVLGFLAQFVFGVRLGIAPVTVGERASFARLLLPGIVLGSVSFAYIVRLTRSAVAANAHADYVRTATAKGLSRPRVVTVHILRNSLIPVVTFLGADVGALMGGAIVTEGIFNIHGVGGVLYQAVTRQEAPTVVSIVTVLVLIYLITNLLVDLLYAALDPRIRYG, from the coding sequence ATGGGTTGGTATATCGCACGAAGGCTCGCGGTGATGGTGCCCGTCTTCCTGGGCGCCACCTTGCTGATCTACGGCATGGTCTTCCTGTTGCCCGGTGACCCCCTGGCCGCGATCGCCGGGGACCGGCCGCTGACGCCCGCGGTCGCCGCGGCGCTGCGGGCGCGCTACCACCTCGACGATCCGTTCCTGCTGCAGTACCTGCGTTACCTCGGCGGCGTGCTGCACGGCGACTTGGGCCGCGCCTATTCCGGCTTGCCGGTCAGTGCTGTTCTGGCACATGCCTTTCCGGTCACCATCCGGCTGGCGCTGATCGCGCTCGTCGTGGAGGGGGTGCTGGGCATCGGATTTGGCGTGCTATCGGGCCTGCGGCAGGGCGGGCTTTTCGATTCGACCGTGCTGATCACCGGACTGATCATCATCGCGATCCCGATCTTCGTGCTGGGCTTTCTGGCGCAGTTCGTGTTCGGGGTCCGGCTGGGCATCGCGCCGGTCACCGTCGGCGAACGGGCGAGCTTCGCGCGCCTGCTGCTACCCGGAATCGTGCTGGGCTCGGTCTCATTCGCGTATATCGTGCGGTTGACCCGCTCGGCGGTGGCCGCCAATGCGCATGCCGACTATGTCCGCACCGCCACCGCCAAAGGGTTGTCGCGACCGCGGGTCGTGACCGTGCACATTCTGCGTAACTCGCTGATCCCGGTGGTGACGTTCCTCGGCGCCGATGTGGGTGCGCTGATGGGCGGTGCCATCGTCACCGAGGGCATCTTCAACATTCACGGCGTCGGCGGTGTGCTGTATCAGGCCGTCACCCGGCAGGAGGCGCCGACGGTGGTGTCGATCGTGACGGTGCTGGTGCTGATCTATCTGATCACCAACCTGCTGGTCGATCTGCTCTATGCGGCGCTGGACCCGAGGATCCGCTATGGCTGA
- a CDS encoding peptide ABC transporter substrate-binding protein: MRWMRARAGAAVLMLTAASLAGCGGGVLSPELVVVNGGEPPNPLVPTGTNDSLGGRILDRLFAGLVSYDANGKPSPEVAQSIETTDNVNYRIILKPGWKFTDGSAVTAHSFVDAWNYGALSANAQLQQDFFSPIAGFDDVAGPSGDGKPTTMSGLEVVNDLEFTVRLKAPTVDFKLRLGHTAFYPLPDRAFRDMAAFGRNPVGDGPYRLADSPDGPAWEHNVKIDLKPNPDYHGNRQPHNKGLRFEFYGNLDTAYADLLSGNLDVLDTIPSSALTIYQRDLGGNAASGPVAVSQSLDTPLRLPHFGGEEGRLRRLALSAAVNRPQICQQIFNGTRSPAREFTARSLPGFDPNIPGNDALDFNPERARQLWAQANAISPWSGRYAIAYNADSGHQEWVDAVANSIKNVLGIDAVGAPHPTFAGFRTQITNRTIDTAFRAGWIGDYPSMIEFLAPLYATGAGSNDVGYSSREFDAGLAAAEAAPSLQQADVVVNVAQRILLHDMPAVPLWYYIAVVGWSPEVSNVKVTWNGLPDYENILKA, translated from the coding sequence ATGCGGTGGATGCGGGCCAGGGCCGGCGCTGCCGTCCTCATGCTGACGGCAGCGTCGCTGGCCGGCTGCGGGGGCGGCGTGCTGAGCCCTGAACTGGTGGTGGTGAACGGCGGTGAACCGCCGAACCCGCTGGTTCCGACCGGCACCAACGACAGCCTCGGCGGGCGGATCCTGGATCGGCTGTTCGCCGGCTTGGTCTCCTATGACGCCAACGGAAAGCCGTCCCCGGAAGTGGCGCAGTCCATCGAGACCACCGACAACGTCAACTACCGGATTATTCTCAAACCGGGCTGGAAGTTCACCGACGGCTCTGCGGTGACGGCACATTCGTTCGTCGACGCGTGGAATTACGGGGCTCTGAGCGCCAATGCCCAACTGCAGCAGGACTTTTTCAGTCCGATCGCCGGATTCGACGACGTCGCCGGCCCGTCGGGCGACGGCAAGCCGACCACGATGTCCGGGCTTGAGGTGGTCAACGATCTCGAGTTCACGGTGCGGCTCAAGGCACCGACCGTCGACTTTAAGTTGCGCCTGGGCCATACTGCATTCTATCCGTTGCCGGACAGGGCATTTCGCGACATGGCAGCGTTCGGGCGCAACCCGGTGGGCGACGGGCCGTATCGGCTGGCCGACAGTCCCGACGGACCTGCCTGGGAGCACAACGTGAAGATCGACTTGAAGCCCAACCCCGATTACCACGGCAACCGCCAACCCCATAACAAGGGCCTGAGGTTCGAGTTCTACGGCAACCTGGATACCGCCTATGCCGACCTGCTGTCCGGCAATCTCGATGTCCTGGACACGATTCCGTCCAGCGCGCTGACGATCTACCAGCGCGACCTGGGCGGCAACGCCGCCAGCGGGCCCGTCGCGGTCAGCCAATCACTCGACACACCATTGCGGCTGCCGCATTTCGGCGGTGAGGAGGGCCGGCTGCGGCGGTTGGCCTTGTCCGCTGCGGTTAACCGCCCGCAGATCTGCCAGCAGATCTTCAACGGCACCCGCAGCCCGGCCCGCGAATTCACCGCCCGCTCCCTGCCGGGGTTCGACCCGAACATCCCGGGCAACGATGCACTGGACTTCAATCCCGAACGGGCACGGCAACTCTGGGCGCAGGCCAACGCGATCTCGCCGTGGAGCGGGCGGTACGCCATCGCCTACAACGCCGACAGCGGCCATCAGGAGTGGGTGGACGCGGTGGCCAACAGCATCAAGAACGTGCTGGGCATCGACGCCGTCGGCGCGCCACACCCGACCTTTGCGGGGTTCCGTACCCAGATCACCAACCGCACCATCGACACCGCCTTCCGAGCCGGATGGATCGGCGATTATCCGTCGATGATCGAATTCCTCGCCCCGTTGTACGCCACCGGTGCGGGATCCAACGATGTCGGATATTCCAGCCGGGAGTTCGACGCCGGGCTGGCGGCCGCCGAGGCCGCCCCCAGCCTGCAGCAGGCCGATGTTGTGGTCAATGTGGCGCAACGAATTCTGTTGCACGACATGCCCGCTGTACCGCTGTGGTACTACATCGCCGTGGTCGGGTGGTCGCCGGAGGTCAGCAACGTCAAGGTCACGTGGAACGGGCTGCCCGACTACGAGAACATCCTCAAGGCCTAA
- the acs gene encoding acetate--CoA ligase — protein MKPVTVTDTEGPSSHPASYPPPAQFAEQANAREDLYREAEADRLAFWAKQANRLTWAEPFTEVLDWSQAPFAKWFSDGKLNVAYNCVDRHVEAGLGDRVAIHWEGEPVGESRSLTYSDLQDEVCKAANALTDLGLVAGDRAAIYLPLIPEAVIAMLACARLGVMHSVVFAGFTAKALRARIADAQAKVLITADGQFRRGKPAPLKDAADEAVAPGPDGESPVERVLVVRRTGIDVSWNDDRDVWWHDVVDGASAQHTAAPFDAEHPLFLLYTSGTTGKPKGIVHTSGGYLTQSSYTHYNIFDIKPDRDVFWCTADIGWVTGHTYGVYGPLSNGGTEVLYEGTPDSPSQHRHFEIIEKYGVTIYYTAPTLIRTFMKWGREIPDAHDLSSLRLLGTVGEPINPEAWRWYRKVIGADRLPIVDTWWQTETGAAMIAPLPGVAAAKPGSAMRALPGISASIVDDHGDRLTPTVHHGEHVTGYLVLDQPWPSMLRGIWGDPERYVETYWSRFADQGWYFAGDSAYYDRDGAIWVVGRIDDVMNVSGHRLSSAELESALVGHSGVAEAAVVAKKDETTGQAICAFVVMCADYDVHEGIVDELRDEVAREISPIAKPREIHVVPELPKTRSGKIMRRLLRDIAENRDLGDTSTLLDPGVFDAIREAK, from the coding sequence GTGAAGCCAGTGACCGTGACCGACACCGAAGGCCCGTCCTCGCATCCGGCCTCGTACCCGCCGCCGGCGCAATTCGCCGAGCAGGCCAACGCCCGCGAAGATCTGTACCGCGAGGCCGAAGCCGACCGGTTGGCGTTCTGGGCCAAGCAGGCTAACCGGCTAACGTGGGCCGAGCCGTTCACCGAGGTGCTGGACTGGTCGCAGGCGCCATTCGCCAAATGGTTTTCCGACGGCAAACTCAACGTCGCCTACAACTGCGTGGACCGCCACGTCGAGGCCGGCCTCGGCGACCGGGTGGCGATTCACTGGGAGGGCGAGCCGGTCGGCGAGAGCCGCAGCCTGACCTACTCCGACCTGCAGGACGAGGTGTGCAAAGCGGCCAACGCGCTGACCGATCTCGGTCTGGTCGCCGGCGACCGCGCCGCAATCTACCTGCCGTTGATCCCGGAAGCCGTGATCGCGATGCTGGCTTGCGCGCGACTGGGCGTCATGCACAGCGTCGTGTTCGCCGGTTTCACCGCCAAGGCGTTGCGCGCCCGCATCGCCGACGCCCAGGCCAAGGTGCTGATCACCGCCGACGGGCAATTCCGGCGCGGCAAGCCCGCGCCGCTCAAGGATGCGGCCGACGAGGCAGTGGCGCCCGGACCGGACGGCGAGAGCCCCGTCGAGAGGGTTCTGGTGGTGCGGCGCACCGGAATTGACGTGTCCTGGAACGACGACCGCGACGTGTGGTGGCACGACGTTGTGGATGGCGCGTCGGCCCAACACACAGCGGCGCCCTTCGACGCCGAGCACCCGTTGTTCCTGCTGTACACCTCGGGAACCACCGGAAAGCCCAAGGGCATCGTGCACACCAGCGGCGGCTACTTAACGCAGTCGTCGTACACGCACTACAACATCTTCGACATCAAGCCCGACCGCGACGTGTTTTGGTGCACCGCCGACATCGGCTGGGTCACCGGGCACACCTACGGCGTCTACGGTCCACTGTCCAACGGCGGCACCGAAGTGCTCTACGAGGGCACTCCCGATTCGCCCAGCCAGCATCGGCATTTCGAAATCATCGAAAAGTACGGCGTCACAATCTATTACACGGCGCCGACGCTGATCCGGACTTTCATGAAGTGGGGTCGCGAGATCCCCGATGCACACGACCTGTCCAGCCTTCGACTGCTGGGCACGGTGGGCGAGCCGATCAACCCCGAGGCCTGGCGCTGGTACCGCAAGGTGATCGGCGCGGACCGCCTGCCGATCGTGGACACCTGGTGGCAGACCGAAACGGGTGCGGCGATGATCGCCCCGCTGCCCGGAGTCGCTGCGGCCAAACCTGGTTCGGCGATGAGAGCGTTGCCGGGGATCTCGGCCAGCATCGTCGACGACCACGGCGATCGACTGACGCCGACCGTCCACCATGGCGAGCACGTCACCGGCTACCTGGTCCTGGACCAGCCGTGGCCGTCCATGCTGCGCGGCATCTGGGGCGACCCGGAGAGATACGTCGAGACCTATTGGTCGAGGTTCGCCGACCAGGGCTGGTATTTCGCCGGCGACAGCGCCTATTACGACCGAGACGGCGCCATCTGGGTGGTCGGCCGCATCGACGACGTGATGAACGTGTCGGGGCATCGGCTTTCGAGCGCCGAGCTGGAGTCGGCGCTCGTCGGCCACTCCGGAGTGGCCGAGGCCGCGGTGGTCGCAAAGAAAGACGAGACCACCGGCCAAGCCATCTGCGCGTTCGTGGTCATGTGCGCCGATTACGACGTGCACGAGGGCATCGTCGACGAATTGCGCGACGAGGTGGCCCGTGAGATCTCACCGATCGCCAAGCCACGCGAGATCCACGTGGTGCCCGAACTGCCCAAGACCCGCAGCGGCAAGATCATGCGCCGGCTGTTGCGCGACATCGCCGAAAATCGCGACCTCGGGGACACGTCGACACTGCTCGACCCGGGCGTCTTCGACGCGATCAGAGAGGCCAAGTAG
- a CDS encoding HAD-IB family hydrolase, protein MTVSDPDAYQQTSAQTAATGTARARTAAFFDLDKTIIAKSSTLAFSKPFFNQGLLNRRAVLKSSYAQFIFLLSGADHDQMDRMRTHMTNMCTGWDVAQVKSIVNETLHDIVTPLVFAEAADLIAAHKLCGRDVVVVSASGEEIVAPIARALGATHAMATRMVVEDGKYTGDVAFYCYGEGKVQAIRELAAREGYPLEHCYAYSDSITDLPMLESVGHPSVVNPDRGLRKEATERGWPVLSFSRPVSLRDRIPAPSGAAIATTAAVSVTALAAGAVTYTLLRRFAF, encoded by the coding sequence GTGACTGTCTCCGACCCAGACGCGTATCAGCAAACCTCTGCGCAGACAGCCGCAACCGGTACTGCACGCGCCCGTACCGCGGCCTTTTTCGACCTGGATAAGACCATCATCGCCAAGTCCAGCACCCTGGCGTTCAGCAAACCGTTCTTCAATCAGGGACTGCTCAATCGGCGCGCCGTGCTGAAGTCCAGCTACGCCCAATTCATCTTCCTGCTCTCTGGTGCTGATCATGACCAGATGGACCGAATGCGCACTCACATGACCAACATGTGTACCGGCTGGGACGTCGCCCAGGTCAAGTCGATCGTCAACGAAACGCTGCACGACATCGTGACTCCACTGGTGTTCGCCGAGGCCGCGGACCTGATCGCCGCGCACAAATTGTGCGGCCGCGACGTCGTCGTGGTGTCCGCGTCGGGCGAGGAAATCGTCGCACCGATCGCCCGCGCACTGGGTGCCACGCACGCGATGGCGACCCGGATGGTCGTCGAGGACGGCAAGTACACCGGCGACGTCGCGTTCTACTGCTACGGCGAGGGCAAGGTCCAAGCGATCCGCGAGCTGGCGGCCCGCGAGGGCTACCCGCTGGAGCACTGCTACGCCTACTCGGACTCGATCACCGACCTGCCGATGCTCGAGTCGGTCGGGCATCCCAGCGTGGTCAACCCCGACCGCGGTTTGCGCAAGGAAGCGACCGAACGTGGTTGGCCCGTATTGAGTTTCTCGCGACCGGTCTCGTTGCGAGACCGGATTCCGGCGCCCTCGGGTGCCGCGATCGCCACCACGGCCGCGGTGAGTGTCACCGCGCTGGCCGCCGGCGCGGTCACCTACACGCTGCTGCGGCGCTTCGCGTTCTAG